The nucleotide sequence ATTTCTTCGTACCCAGACCTAACGTCAGCGTATGCCAAGCTTGGTGGGCTAGGATTGTGAAGTTGGTTGGTAAATAAGCTGTGGTAGATGGAAATGCTGGAAATATCTTTGTAGTGTTAGGTGCAGATGGATGATTAACGGGGTGAAGGGAGAGCAGACGCAGGAGCTCTAATGGCTTAGCGCGGCGTATGGTGAAGGATTTTACGATGAATTGGCCTCCGAATCGGAGGCCTTTCACATCGGAGATCTGCTTAAATGTGAAATCTGAAGTGGATTTTGCTGCTGGTGCTGCAGATGGAGTATTTGAGTGTTTGTATTTCTGCTTACTGgatttttctctctccttttgTTGCTGTTGCGGCTTTTTTTCTCCCATTGATGAAGGAGGAGGTTGAAGAAAAGGATGATGATGATAGAGATAGATGGTTGTGGTGGTCGAAAATGAGGTAAGTGACCAATATTTAgctttttgtgattttattatttatttatatatctcTGTCCTAATTTGTGTCACAAATTTAATTTTAGAGAGTTGACTAAATTTTTACTACTaccaaaatattttatatatcttttaaatatgttagtatattaattattaaaataaatgtttcttagtaaattatttatgattattttttaaaaagatttatttcaatttagttattcCTTTTATAAAATCAGAAGAAATTTATGTGTATTCTTTCAATATTGTCctttattaaatgactaaataaatttatattttaaaaatataattaataaaattaaatttgataaaataaatttctaataatttttttaagagaaGTGTCAAATCAATGAGACTTAACTATTTTGAAATAGTGAGAGTaacaattcaactttaaaatatttattttatctttaaagaaataattttataatcaCATAAATATGTATATCTTATTTTagatgtaaattttaaaaagtttctttctttttgaatttcgTGTCAAGTTAAACTAACTCATATGCATTGAGACAAAGAGAACATAATTTATTGTATCTTTTACTtctgttgctcgaactcttcaataATAATATCACAGTTGTGTGGCGTTCTGAAAattatacttcctccgtttcattttatgggtgtttatttcttttttggttcgtttaaaaaagaagaccatctttttttatttgataactatttaatgACAATATTCCCATTTTATTCTTAGTGGATCCCATTTTAACTTTAAGAGAGCAATTTCGtaaactttacaaaatcatcatttattttttaaactccgtGTCAAGTAAAATGACGATACATAAAATGGAACGGAagaagtattatatttataaatttgatACGCatctaataaaattttaaaaaaattaaagtaacgTAAAATTGTaagaaatatttaaatatatgaattttaatttaaaaaatttgaatttctatATTTAAACAGACaactaaaatttaaagatttatatCTCAAAATTTCAGTTGTATCACATAAATTTAACAAGACAGAGACTACTTGTTAAGTTTATTAAAAGTATTGTATCTAAATATTATCCCCTCCGTCCAATTTTATtcgtctcaaattttttaatttggtgtctcattttacttgttcttttttacttatcaagataagataattttttttccatattttaccctttgcatcaattactttttcattaaattaaaatataaacatcatttaataggaatactatgataaattaattatgttatttattatttttcttaataggacggagggagtagtacaCGTACTATACCAAGTATATAATAATGACACCAACATAAAGGGCAAACCACTTTGCATAAATTCAAGGTTATGTTTGTattaatttaatcaaataaatgattgtcttctttttctttttctgtttcttttccttttttttctcatttgttgttaaatatttttttttagatttgattattttatatttatatcgAAAAATGtaattttagaagaaaaaaaatctctATCAAAAGTGacattatttttaagatttaatcTCGAGAAAAAGACACCCAACAACTATAATTATATTAACATATTCAATATAATTTTATGAGCAGAGATATTAAATGGTGGCTAATGGCTTGTACACAATCTTACATCTACTTGGTGTAAATAGAGAAAGTACTTCCAACAAATCGCTAaagtaaaacatatcaaaataaatataaaaaaatataattaaaaaataatataacgaAAACATCaactaataataaagaaaaggacATGTAACTTTGAATAAATTCCATGTTATCTTTAAGCTAAGTTAATCACATTATGagtgttctcttttttttctctttgaggGGTGGGAGGTAGATTTAATATTCTATattcatttttgaaatttgaataattTAAATTCTTTGCAGAAGTGTAATATAAAATActcattttcaaatttaaatccaaaatttaatttaagaaGGAAGAAATACTCATTTATCATAATCTTTCTTTTTACTCTAATTCAATCACAATAATGATgatttgttttctctttattttgtctAGATAAAGTAGGTGTGAAAGTAATCCATAATTATGTCACTTCTTTTGTCCTTTTTTTCTTTAggaattttaattcttttattttacatgtttaatattactattttattaaaaaaaatttgcgAACATCTTTATTATAACATCGCTATTTTCTATCAGCACAAGCCCAGAATAATGTTATGTACTAAAAAAGCGATTAAATTTTGTTGCTAAGATTTAAACGCTGATTTCTCTCATAatgttatttatattattgaCTGTTAGGCCAAATCGATACAACTATTAATTGTAAAGCTCTAACATGCtgtaataataacataaaaatgtAACTAAATTGATCCAaattatatacttttttttttctcaattgcAACTATAATGTAAAACTATAATCATTGTCCCACTTCCCATTTTTGGTCCATTATAATGTTTTTTAATGTATATTAACTGGTTTTTCTACATGAGAATATTATTCTTGTTCAATGTACTGTTAAAGtaatataccaaaaaaaataaatataaatagttACTTGGAAATGTGCACACATGTTGAACCTgtcatgatttttaaatattctataaaattccaacattttcttttctctttttctttccatGCCCatgtaagaaaaaaatacattatatCGGATAACGCCAATATTCTGCCAGTACAACGATGATCTACGAGGGGGCTACAAATCGGTGTTATGATCGAACATAacatttgtttgattgatttattttaagaaattggATTGCACTCTTGATACCAGCTATCATTTTTACATGATGATAAGCGTTTGATCCTATCATAattatcttaaaattaaattcaattatcaataatcAATGGTGTGATAATCATAAAAGATAAAgcaaataatctttttttttttcaagttatattatatgattattaCACTGCTTgtaaatcattttcaagttatGGTTAGGTAATTTAAACTTCAAGTGAAAacataaaaaagtaaaacttatgATTATTATAGGAGTAAATTTGGGACAAAGAATTAGTAATTATTTctaatctttttggtatttttaattatctaaataaacaaaccaatatatatatatatatatatatatatatatatatatatattggttcaTCTAAACTTTTCTTACTACCATACTAAATgtatgaaatattaattttacttcaaatgataagataaaagaaggaaaaagaaaaaaaattacttaatttaTATGGTTCTTCTTGTTGAAGGATAAGGTATAACATCCCATTATTATatgacaacaaaaaaaaaaatcttacaaaTGAAGTTTGTTTGTTGCTCTAATTAAGGCACAATATCCATCAATCATGTCAAAGAAAAGccacaaaaaaaatgtaaaaaagaattagcaaatattttttttaattttttttattctcttttatttAAGAGATTAAATCGCGATTTTTTTGTCTGAGCATAGCTAATCTGCATCTTTACATATATATCGATTTTCCCAAACTTCTCTTCGACATAGTTTTCAGATTGACGTACTTTATGCAGCTTTGAATTTACCTGATAAAGATTTTCAATACCTTAGGATCATTATAATTACGATTATTATTCACTTGGACCTTAGTGCAGTTGATTTTTCTACCACTAAGTTATATCTAACgtaagacaacttttagaacttcGAGAATTCTctaataaaaaatcataactcCGTCACTACGTCAGATAACACCTATATATAGCAAAGGCTGACTCTACTATAGCACTCGTGATTTGAACTTATCTATTTGTTTTCAATCATTATTCATTCGTGAATTTTTGACAAATTTTCGTCTTTATACATACTTgattatttctttaattatttttttataatcataataaatgAGGCAGCTTTCATGCAGTTCGATTAAATCCACATAATATCTTTCACCTTCTACCATGCActaacaatatttattttttgttgagacAAATAATATGCTGTACCAAATATATGTTTGTCTTAGAAAATGGTATATGTGACAATATTTTTGTGgaccaaaagaaaattttcatagTGTAGCTCAACGACAAAGTTTTATTTTCCCCATACTACATACAGTAtttgtactatttttttttctaattttgaatcTCCTAGAATTTAGCaatcatttattttattaaaaaataaaaaaaattcatagttgaaaaatatttttttttgttcttttgtttCGAAAGGGGTTGTTGGCGCACTAAAATTATTATTAACCGCTCCGTCAGCAAAGTTGATATAATATGACATTCATGATGGAGGGCAAGTTGACGAGGGCATGAATCGAAAAGAAGACCGACAACCTTTTACAGAGTTAGAAGTTTAGATATATTTTCCGTTGAAATTTAATAACTTTTACTTAAATGGGGTATTTATGTTAAAGAAATTCGTTAAATATGTGCAAGTATTAGAGAAGTTTAGATCTTAGTTGTTAATACTTGATCGAATTCGTAATTTTCAAAATTCAGAATCCACAAAGTTATTATATATCCTAGTTCAGCTCCGTACCAAATATAtcctaaatataaataattttaggataaaattttttatttatttatcaaacatttgaaaataaacaagaatactgcatatttttcaaaaaatcattttttttctttcttgctccattggaaattgtgatTTATACATAAAAGTATATCCTTTGAAGGAAGCGCTTTTCCTGAAAGAATCTTATACGACACAAAATCAAATTAGTCAAATATTAATGCAGATATCGAGTattaaattgaaaattaaaaagaaaaaaaaacacatgttataaactaataaagaataaagaagaagagtagagagaacaCGGAGAGtatttgttatttctcttgagggaagAATTATAATGAGGGAAAACacttttatttataggggaaaactaatcttggggtttgtaattttttcataaatagatatacacaatatatggtaaagtagatcttcactatatatggtaaaatagacattcaatatatggtacatttataacactcccccttgaatgtctaattgatagataatacgcATAgatgctgcctcattaaaaactttacaagaaaaactcagtgggataaaacctcgtaaggaaaaaagaataCAACGCGTATTAATCCCCCccaataagaacatccttgaaccttttcgatcttgtgcaccatcttcttaaaaattGTAgctggaagagacttggtgaataaatcagccacattgtcacttgaacgaatctgttatACGTTAATGTcatcattcttttggagctcatgtgtatagaaaagctttggtgaaatgtgcttcgttctatctcattTTACGAATCCTCCTTTAAGTTGtactatgcatgctgcattatcttcatataaaatcatgggtactttgtcatATTTCGAACCACATTTTTGTCGAATGAGATATATTATGGACCTAAACcacacacattctcggcttgcttcatgaatagctataatctcagcatggttcgataaGGTGACTACGATAGACTGGTTtgtagatctccaagatatggcaggaCCTCcgcatatgaacacatagcctgtttgagactgAGCTTTATGCGGGCCAGATAAATAGCCAGCATCAGCATAACAAAAAAAtcgagactgcaatctttagaataaaataaacctaTATCGATAGTCCCTTTTAGCCTGAGAGTGACgacgacgtggtcttcttgaccgGGCCCGctgtctcagtctcaaattatcttcctttaaactcttaatttcctgactctttgtttcatccacgatgccactctctatatccttgttggacacaactaacccttccttggatttggtgtgatgtggaggaccaaccaggaagccacaaaccagccaccttAAACTAATTGAACAAGAAGCaataaatatgttagagttcaacatttttcttcaaaacctttttttccatttagaaaagatcaccgaactcaagaagggcacctacgtatctctCTCCCgaaagagaagaatcaggtgtgcgtagttcgtgaaatcttgccaaaatggccacttaaactctttttccttttttttttcttttttcttgaaactttaagaagaaaagaaaataacaaattgtcaaaagaattggcgaaaatctttttgaatttttcaggtttaacatccctatacaaaataaaatctatgattaccaaagaaaatctttttgggttttcaatttttaatttcatatgaaaatgaaacttacAACTATTAATggaaatctttttgtagttttattttaaagatgtatatgaaacacctactctaagtgaagagtgaagaaaatctttttgaatttttcagattcctgtacaaaatgaaatctatgattatcgaagaaaatatttttggattttcgattttgaatttcatacgaaaatgaagcttgaacctattaaaggaaaatatttttttgttgttttcttttaaagatgtacatgAAACACCTACTTTAAATGAAcagtaaagaaaatcttttttgaatttttgaaataagatccccgaacccacaataggctgcctacgtatctcactcccgagagaggagaatcaggggtgcgtagttcgtccagattggacaattaatgattaaataacaaactAGACCTCGACTTAAGAGACATGACAAAAGACAGATGATGAAAAAGTCAATgaaatcttttttgggtttttcaatttgacacttcacataaaactgacaccaataaatatgaaggaaaaatcttttggtattttcgttatatgatatatgaaatgtacaaaacttctaccatattttttgaattataaaaGGCTCCTATTAAAAGAacttttttgaagttttcgaattatgaatgcatgctaaaggagacaaagtaaaagaaaacttttgatttttttttctttttttttttttttgtataaatgagtgccaaagataaaaatattttgaatttttgaattgtaaaaatcaaaagccataaagaacactaaaaactacgaaatacttttttttttttcacttttccgtATTTCTTggctacacactttacttctaatacatgtttttccccaaatcagtctgtcaaatgaccacattaccctcAGAGATGTgtcatttagcacgtagggatgctttagaggtgagtctcctacaaaggaccaagtgggttccgctaggtctcaatatgattcaaataagcatgacctaagGGCTGACCagcgttggggttcactaacaaggctgttcgggggagcgcatggttgatagtggctgcgagagctttccacccactccataacaccgacggctccccctcttaagataagggtgactcaactatagatcatgtacaacacgtgtactacagacttgttgcggaaagaatgactcaggttatgcacatgatgacagatataaagtggtaataTATAggataaaaactgtaaacaaagagcatgtAAATGCACAACGGTAATAACAATGACACAaataataatcacaaacaatgtttatacatcCATAATACCAaaaaagccgatacgactccaaaaataagctcgaattatGAAAAGTCTTCCCAGCGGAGTCGCCAaagctatcacacccctttttccaAAAAGATTAGTTTTACGGTtagaaagggtttttattattaagtgacaaaaagatgaaaatgttATTCCGAGAAggatcttttacaattaaattcagagtctccacttgacataaaattgggtgtgccaagtcacctttgcaaattctttttcaaaacagtttgactctaaaaactgatctgcgaacagagattccggctaaggaattctgttgaccgagggaaaggtgttaggcacccctcgatcccgtggttcgaccacggtctcttggtggaAAGTATCAGCTAATTTGACACCACAAATgtataaaacacaaaaaaaaaaatacgcaaaataatcaatcaaacaaaacaaTTCAAAGTTTAATGTCCAGTCCGATTATACAGTCCGACATAGAAAAAGTACAgaaatgtaaacctactctattctaagctaatcctaaactacgatccATGGCTTTACTccatgcctcgggccttgatcacgaacttccatcaaacacataatacgtcggggcattctccggtgaataagtatatgaaacctcggggcattccctggcaaATGAATATAATTTCAAATCTTATGCGATAAAGAAGAAAGAACGATTCACACTCTCAACAAATCACCATTTCTAAGTTTGCCTACCCAACTTAAACATTTTTTCCTATTCAATTCAATGACATATCACCTTCAACATCcataatgaatcaaaataccataacattcatttttgtcaattttcGATTCccattttccaaataaccaattttaattcttaatgagatattatttcataacacaacccataatcaatcataatcaAGGATATCAAACACCGAATCACAATAACCAATAATTTACCTTATCACATATCAACTAACACACCGTATTCAATTCAAAGCATCAAACACGACAAATAACGAAAtcaaaaagagaaggaaaagaattggacctcaattcgAAGATTTTGAACTTTAGTATTAACCGGGTGAAGAGACGAAATCCACGACCGGACCTCGGATTGAACTTTCTCAACCAACGGAACCAAATCGATATCAAAACCGAGGAAAGATCAGCCACTGATCCCACGATGACTGGATCCCGATAGAACTTGGACTACCAAATCAGAACCGTGTTAGGTGTCACCGCTTCATTCATTTTTCCGATGGACATTATCGGAGTAGAATTAGTTAGAGTCAACTTCGATTGGGACTTGGCCGGAATCGAACGAAGGATGGATTTGGAGTATTTCGTCACTGTTTTTGGGGGTTTAGAGCGTATTTGGTCAGTTTTGTTTCCAGGGGTGTTTTCGATATTGTAACAGTAACCACGGGGTGATTCTGGCGATGATTTTGCCGGAAAAAGCTGGACCAACACCTGTTTCTTTTTACTTTCTCTATTCCATTCTCTCCCTATTTTTATCTATCTCTTCTCCGATCAAATCTCctcttctctcaatttctctatctctctctctcggTCTCTTTCTCTTCCCCCCCTCTCTCTTTTCTCAATTCCAGATTACTCTCTAGCTCACTGTGTGTATGAGTGTATTAGTGTGTGTATGGATGGAATGATAAAAATGGAGTGGTGTCTTTTTTGTGAGGTGTACCCGTGGGGCCCACTATTCAAAAATAGGAATTGTATTAGTAGTATTTTGTTCAGGGAAATATTCCCTGTGGGCCCTTATTTTTTGTGTTCATCCATATCTATGTGAATAGATATTATGTGATGTATAAATTAGTGGACCCCTCCCTATTTTGTTGTTAGTGTGTTGGTTAAAAAGGAATCAATAAATGTGAAGGGGTGGTAACGTGAGTGGGGGGTGGGGTAGTGGTTAGGATGagataaaacaagataaaatttgttagaaattttgttaaggattgttattttttgtattttggttGGTATAATCACATGGAAGGGGGTGTATAGTAACGtgagctaaaaatggataaaattggactttgggagggacaaaattagttgTCTACAACATgtcccctttgaatgtaaacacagagtattttcagacaaagaagtagacacgAGACAGAAATTTATatgaaa is from Capsicum annuum cultivar UCD-10X-F1 chromosome 5, UCD10Xv1.1, whole genome shotgun sequence and encodes:
- the LOC107872305 gene encoding uncharacterized protein LOC107872305, with product MGEKKPQQQQKEREKSSKQKYKHSNTPSAAPAAKSTSDFTFKQISDVKGLRFGGQFIVKSFTIRRAKPLELLRLLSLHPVNHPSAPNTTKIFPAFPSTTAYLPTNFTILAHQAWHTLTLGLGTKKSKVVLFVFESETMKTEVDMKWPVEIPLGEVNKKMIRGLQGTEMARFKFRKGCITFYVYAVRKIGDLGFGCVEDLKLILESVVALKDFFDHTAMLAMPNQRSINYTNGEFQHTGIAH